Genomic DNA from Fusarium oxysporum Fo47 chromosome IX, complete sequence:
ATACTGGTGAGCGATACCCGAACTCTTGGAGTTATTGAGTCTAACGTGAAACAGGTCAAATCTCGGCTATGCTTCTTTTCAGAGACTACGTCGATCGCTTCGCTCAAACAGATGATGACGGTACCAAATACTGGGTACCCGCCATCCAAGGTATCCTCGTGTCTCTTATGAGCATCGGATGTCTCATTGGAGCATTGTCAGGATCCTAGTAAGTCTCCCATCTTCATTCACTCGACAGTCTACTGACATCGCGCCCCAGCACTGCAGATTGGTACGGTAGAAGATGGAGTCTCaccatcttcgtcgtcatcttcctcctcgggAACGTCATCCAAATCACAGCCATGTACTCATGGGTCCACATGATGATAGGCCGTCTCATCGCCGGTCTTGGTGTCGGTGCCCTCTCCATCGGCGTACCCATGTTCCAAAGCGAGTGTGCACCGCGAGAAATCCGCGGCGCTGTTGTGTCCTCATATCAGCTCATGATCTGCTTCGGCATTCTCATCTCAAACATCGTCAACTATGGTGTACGAGAGATTGAGGATAACGATGCGTCGTGGAGAATTGTTATTGCTATTGAGATGGCCTTCTCAATCcctcttggtcttggggtCTTGGCTTGTCCTGAGTCGCCGAGATGGCTTGCTATGAGGGAGGATTGGGATGGTGTGAGAACGTCGCTGGCGAGGTTGAGGGGTATGATGAGTGATGTGAAGAATCCTCTGGTTGAGGACAATATCCAGGAGATGAGGATTCTTCTGGAGGAGGAAAGAAAGGTTGGTCAGGGAAGCTGGTTGGAATGCTTTGGTGTGCGCAACAAGGGACCGAAGGTCCTGTACCGAACACTTCTTGGTATGGCTGTTCAGTTCTTCCAGCAGTGGACTGGCGCCAACTACTTCTTCGTAAGTCAACCGCTGTCATTCAGCGACACCAGCTAACTTTAGTTTAGTACTACGGAGCCACCATCTTCGAGTCCGCAGGTATTGACGACCCGATCCTGGTACAACTCATCCTCGGCGCCATAAATGTCGGAATGACCTTCTTCGGTATCTACTCCGCAGAAAAGTTCGGTCGTCGCTGGCCCCTCATCATTGGCGGTTTGTGGCAAACAGCTTGGCTGCTCATCTTTGCATCTGTCGGAACAGCCATAGACCCCGAGGGCAGCAGTACCAGTGGCATCGTCATGATTGTTTCCGCTTGCATGTTCATCGCCTCTTTTGCTGTCAGCTGGGGTCCACTCGGCTGGGTCGTTGTTGGGGAAGTCTTTCCTTTGCGCACTCGCGCGAAGCAGGCTTCTTTGGCTACTGCAAGCAACTGGCTTGCAAATTGTAAGTGTTCCTTAACAAGCCTAGCGTGCTAATGCTAATATGAACAAGTCCTCATCAGCTTCCTGACTCCCTTCGCCGACGCCGGCATCTCCTACGCCTTCGGTTATGTTTTCGCCGGCATGAATCTGATCGGTACCGTCATTGTATACTTCTTCCTCTATGAGTCAAAGACTCTTAGTCTCGAGCATATTGACATGATGTACTGTTTGCCTGACCTCAAGGCATGGGAGAGCGCGAAGTGGACGCCACCCGGGTATGTCAGCcgtgagaagaaggatgagtcTTACTTTGAGGAGATGGCTGCTGGAAAGGATGCAGAGAAGGTCGTTGTTCATAGCGACAGCGGGGTTGAGTGAGATGTAACGAGGGTGACATACGTTTCAACGGGAGGAATGGCAGATACGAAAACTGTACAATAAGTAGATGGATAGATTTGGGAATTTGTATATAGATATGTTTATTTGAGCTTGAGGCGAAAAAACGCTATTCTTGCTTTTGGCCTTGCGGGTTTGCTTCATTGTTTTCATGCCGAtgcattcttcttcccacGGGCGAGGAACTCTCGGATGACATTTTCAGTCACCTGTGCAATATCATTCTGATACCCATCCCAAGCCAGAGAGTTATTCCAGTTAATACTACCAACACTGAAAACAGAACCGCCTCCATTCGTCTCATAGTATACCATGTCGCTCCTCACAAGCGGTGAAGTTGAGCCGAGGGTCCCGATCATGGGGAAGATGAGCTCTTCATTGAACAGCATGAAATGATCATCATGTCGCTCGCTTCGAGCAAGCAAGACCGCATTGGCGGGACTACCGATTGCAACGTCAAGACGATCGAGCTCATCGCCACTTGCACCGCCGGCAAGACCCTTTGTACCGAGGAGCTTCCGAGACTCTTCGTTGAGACCCTTCCAGAGCCAATCCAGTGAAGGATTGTTAAGGGCTTCATCGGTTGGAATGAAAGGTCGACCGGGTCCTTTGCCAGAAGCACAGCTGCCAATGCCCCAAAGCTCGTTGGGTGGGCGGCCGATTGAGCGCCAGAGGCCACCGAGTTGACCGTTCAATGCGTGATGGCGCTCGCCTGGAGGGTTCTCGTGGGTTCGTGCCCCGACATCAGCGCGTCGCACTTCCATGCGGTGAGGTCGCTTCGGGTCCGTAACTGACTTCCACTAGAGAATTGTTAGCATCGTAGTGCTTGGAAAAATTACGATGCTTACATAGAAACCGTTGCCGCCGGCATAAATAAGCGATCCTCCATTTTTGGCATGCCCCTCGTAAGCATCCAGAGATTCTGCAGAAGGGTACTCTGGATGTGAGCCAGAAATGACAACATCGTATTGAGACAATGCAGCGCGGCCGCGGAGATGAAGGTCATGGTCTGTGAGAATGTCGTAACCGTCGCCGAAATGCTTCTCAAGAAATCCAACCATTAGTAGATCAGCTGAGAATTCTCGTGGTCGCTGAAAGCCCCAGTGGATATAATCAGGACGCACGTTCAGAATCGGTCGCTTGATGGTACTGTATACAACGCCTGAGCCATCACTGTGGAGATCGTAGATAGCGAGACCAAGATCATGCCGTCGCACCATCTTGTAATAGTTATCAGACGCGACGAGCTGAACACCTTCGGGGAATGAGATATGTGTTGACTTGGTCTCGTCATACATATGCTCATTCGCATATGCCAGGTATGTAAACGTCGAAAAGACAAAAGCAATCTTTGCTTGCGGTCGGACTTCTTTCGGAcggacgaagaagacaatTGCGTCTTTGAGATCTGACTCTGTGTCTTGAACTTCGATCGCATAAGCACCAGAGCGCAGATCAGAAGGGACAGTGAACTCAAAGTCGGTATCCCACGCAGCGTCATCAAGATCGTCGTCGTGAAAGTGAATAGCACCGAAACCATACGTTGCTTCCTTCCAGCCGAGTCCAATGAGCTTGTGATCCCAGTCATACCCGCGAATAGCTCGGGTTGGCGCATTGATAAGAACGCCATCAAGACCAGAACCAGAGACATCAAAAATCTCATCTGTGTCAATCCCAACAGAGAAGTCGTATCGTGCGATGTCCCAGTTATTTCGACCTAAGGCTCTGAAGCGGGGAGCTTCGATGCGGCCGTTGAAGAAGTGGACTGGTAGTTGTGAAGCAGATGTTGGGCTGGCAGCTGTAGTGGCTGCAAAGTGCATAGGGATACCCGAGTCCAGACGAGGAGTGTTGGAAAGAGATGTTTGAACAGTGGTTGATGAAGGAGCAATTTCGTTTCCAGAAGCAATGTGAGTGAGCTGCAACTGGAACTCCCTCCCCTTGAGAGTGATGCAAACATGGAACCATCGACGTTCACGGGCTGAAGAAgcgatcttcttgacctcaacGCCATTGGAGGTACCAATCCATACAAGAAGTTGATTATCCCGATCAAAAAGAACAGCTATACCAGCGCTCTTGGCGGAGTCAAGGTTGGACAAGATagcttgaggatgaggagcaTTAAGCATCCAAGGCTGAACATAAAAGTCAATTTCAACGCCTTCTGACTTGCCCAACAAAGGTTCTCTCTTCCATGCATCAACAACAGCGTAAGAACCCGGATGCGACGCTTGAAAGCGACCGTTTAATTCGCCTTTGGGACCATGCTCGATGACTT
This window encodes:
- a CDS encoding general substrate transporter — protein: MLGNKSFTVNGAACGAEALVLALITSLGGFLFGYDTGQISAMLLFRDYVDRFAQTDDDGTKYWVPAIQGILVSLMSIGCLIGALSGSYLLTSRPSTADWYGRRWSLTIFVVIFLLGNVIQITAMYSWVHMMIGRLIAGLGVGALSIGVPMFQSECAPREIRGAVVSSYQLMICFGILISNIVNYGVREIEDNDASWRIVIAIEMAFSIPLGLGVLACPESPRWLAMREDWDGVRTSLARLRGMMSDVKNPLVEDNIQEMRILLEEERKVGQGSWLECFGVRNKGPKVLYRTLLGMAVQFFQQWTGANYFFYYGATIFESAGIDDPILVQLILGAINVGMTFFGIYSAEKFGRRWPLIIGGLWQTAWLLIFASVGTAIDPEGSSTSGIVMIVSACMFIASFAVSWGPLGWVVVGEVFPLRTRAKQASLATASNWLANFLISFLTPFADAGISYAFGYVFAGMNLIGTVIVYFFLYESKTLSLEHIDMMYCLPDLKAWESAKWTPPGYVSREKKDESYFEEMAAGKDAEKVVVHSDSGVE